The following are encoded in a window of Carya illinoinensis cultivar Pawnee chromosome 15, C.illinoinensisPawnee_v1, whole genome shotgun sequence genomic DNA:
- the LOC122295874 gene encoding transcription repressor MYB4-like isoform X2 — MSNSKMDGHHLCCSKHKVKRRLWSPEEDEKLIRCLATHGHGSWSLHRCARSCRSRWLNYLRPDLKRGSFTSEEEQIIIDVHRIVGNKWAQIAKHLPSRTDNEVKNFWNSYIKKRFISQGLDRNTHNIICSDHQKASRKVACNISHTHQQPISVLSLNSQTTDASMEMIKNSSVKVPNFQFPFPQTLDITTTDDQTPNVVWTVKGQSSSDFTSFFSHGSSLGSTANIISSSSSSSSSLNQDGFGIINPCGEATLKSSEAPRSEGDQRQYWRYDQKTIWISKMETDDDQFGEAKVNQNIDASFDAANFDLGFMESTLLSEAGLMDFDLASDMNDLAWN; from the exons ATGTCAAACTCCAAGATGGATGGCCACCATCTTTGCTGCAGCAAACACAAAGTTAAACGAAGACTTTGGTCTCCCGAAGAAGACGAAAAGCTCATTAGATGTCTCGCCACCCATGGACATGGAAGCTGGA GCTTGCATAGGTGTGCAAGGAGTTGCAGATCGAGATGGCTAAACTATCTCAGACCAGATCTTAAGAGGGGTTCCTTCACTTCAGAAGAAGAACAGATAATCATTGATGTTCATAGGATTGTAGGCAACAA ATGGGCTCAGATAGCCAAGCATCTCCCAAGTAGAACAGACAACGAGGTGAAGAATTTCTGGAACTCATACATCAAGAAAAGGTTTATCTCCCAAGGGTTGGATCGAAACACTCACAACATTATATGTTCTGATCATCAGAAAGCCTCTAGAAAGGTTGCATGCAATATTTCACatacccatcaacaacccattTCAGTTCTCTCTCTGAATTCTCAGACCACAGATGCTTCCATGGAAATGATCAAAAATTCATCTGTTAAAGTACCTAATTTTCAATTTCCATTTCCTCAAACCTTGGATATAACAACCACTGACGACCAAACCCCTAATGTTGTTTGGACAGTCAAGGGTCAGAGTTCCTCTGATTTCACCAGTTTCTTCTCTCACGGATCATCCCTTGGGAGCACAGCCAATATaatttcatcttcatcttcatcttcctcttccttgAACCAAGATGGGTTTGGGATCATAAATCCTTGTGGGGAAGCCACTCTCAAATCCTCTGAAGCCCCAAGATCAGAAGGAGATCAGCGACAATATTGGAGATATGATCAGAAAACAATATGGATTTCGAAGATGGAGACAGATGATGATCAATTCGGTGAGGCTAAGGTTAACCAGAACATAGACGCTTCATTTGATGCCGCTAACTTTGATCTTGGGTTTATGGAGTCGACACTTCTGTCTGAAGCCGGTTTAATGGATTTTGATCTTGCCAGCGATATGAATGATCTTGCATGGAACTAG
- the LOC122295874 gene encoding transcription repressor MYB4-like isoform X1 yields the protein MSNSKMDGHHLCCSKHKVKRRLWSPEEDEKLIRCLATHGHGSWSSVPKLAGLHRCARSCRSRWLNYLRPDLKRGSFTSEEEQIIIDVHRIVGNKWAQIAKHLPSRTDNEVKNFWNSYIKKRFISQGLDRNTHNIICSDHQKASRKVACNISHTHQQPISVLSLNSQTTDASMEMIKNSSVKVPNFQFPFPQTLDITTTDDQTPNVVWTVKGQSSSDFTSFFSHGSSLGSTANIISSSSSSSSSLNQDGFGIINPCGEATLKSSEAPRSEGDQRQYWRYDQKTIWISKMETDDDQFGEAKVNQNIDASFDAANFDLGFMESTLLSEAGLMDFDLASDMNDLAWN from the exons ATGTCAAACTCCAAGATGGATGGCCACCATCTTTGCTGCAGCAAACACAAAGTTAAACGAAGACTTTGGTCTCCCGAAGAAGACGAAAAGCTCATTAGATGTCTCGCCACCCATGGACATGGAAGCTGGAGTTCTGTCCCAAAACTCGCTG GCTTGCATAGGTGTGCAAGGAGTTGCAGATCGAGATGGCTAAACTATCTCAGACCAGATCTTAAGAGGGGTTCCTTCACTTCAGAAGAAGAACAGATAATCATTGATGTTCATAGGATTGTAGGCAACAA ATGGGCTCAGATAGCCAAGCATCTCCCAAGTAGAACAGACAACGAGGTGAAGAATTTCTGGAACTCATACATCAAGAAAAGGTTTATCTCCCAAGGGTTGGATCGAAACACTCACAACATTATATGTTCTGATCATCAGAAAGCCTCTAGAAAGGTTGCATGCAATATTTCACatacccatcaacaacccattTCAGTTCTCTCTCTGAATTCTCAGACCACAGATGCTTCCATGGAAATGATCAAAAATTCATCTGTTAAAGTACCTAATTTTCAATTTCCATTTCCTCAAACCTTGGATATAACAACCACTGACGACCAAACCCCTAATGTTGTTTGGACAGTCAAGGGTCAGAGTTCCTCTGATTTCACCAGTTTCTTCTCTCACGGATCATCCCTTGGGAGCACAGCCAATATaatttcatcttcatcttcatcttcctcttccttgAACCAAGATGGGTTTGGGATCATAAATCCTTGTGGGGAAGCCACTCTCAAATCCTCTGAAGCCCCAAGATCAGAAGGAGATCAGCGACAATATTGGAGATATGATCAGAAAACAATATGGATTTCGAAGATGGAGACAGATGATGATCAATTCGGTGAGGCTAAGGTTAACCAGAACATAGACGCTTCATTTGATGCCGCTAACTTTGATCTTGGGTTTATGGAGTCGACACTTCTGTCTGAAGCCGGTTTAATGGATTTTGATCTTGCCAGCGATATGAATGATCTTGCATGGAACTAG
- the LOC122296779 gene encoding glutathione S-transferase T3-like, whose protein sequence is MEEHFYDDPFFTTLLQSGGGGCNSTPTQHDNVVVQATPNDSEKRHTSKKVQRGASFTLEEDNLLVSAWLNISIDAIRGTDQKSTQMWERITTFYHEYKKPNIANRSEGSLMNRWSMIQKLTNKFCAYIAQIESLHPSGATEQDKIEKAKVLYKELVGTNFTMEHCWCLLRHQPKWQQHISTLGKKRRSPKKVSNVIDIDQAEEDIKVFAKRPPGKKTEKERERKRKSMEGNDGEIKTALAKMTEDRATTMEERRSANLKASLERSAKFELKKRKFEAKMMLLDLSGLNAMQQEYFGYIQRKIFEEWRKDIGGTSTSPSTPSELL, encoded by the exons aTGGAGGAACATTTTTATGATGACCCCTTCTTCACCACTCTATTGCAAAGTGGAGGAGGAGGTTGTAATAGCACCCCAACGCAACATGATAATGTTGTAGTCCAAGCAACTCCAAATGACAGTGAAAAGAGGCACACATCAAAAAAAGTTCAACGTGGTGCATCCTTCACTCTTGAAGAGGATAACCTCCTCGTCTCAGCTTGGCTCAATATTAGCATCGATGCGATAAGGGGTACTGATCAAAAGTCCACGCaaatgtgggaaagaattaccacattttatcatgaatataaaaaaccGAACATTGCCAATCGTTCGGAAGGGTCATTGATGAATCGGTGGTCCATGATTCAAAAAttgacaaataaattttgtgcatatataGCACAGATAGAGTCATTGCACCCAAGTGGTGCAACGGAGCAAGACAAG ATTGAGAAGGCGAAGGTGTTGTACAAAGAGTTGGTAGGGACCAATTTCACAATGGAGCACTGTTGGTGTCTTTTAAGACACCAACCAAAATGGCAGCAACACATCTCCACCCTTGGTAAGAAGAGAAGATCACCTAAAAAAGTGTCCAATGTTATTGATATTGACCAAGCTGAGGAGGACATAAAGGTTTTTGCTAAGAGACCTCCAGGCaaaaaaactgagaaagaaaGGGAGAGGAAGCGGAAGTCCATGGAAGGCAATGATGGTGAGATCAAGACCGCATTGGCTAAAATGACCGAGGATCGAGCGACGACCATGGAAGAGCGTAGATCTGCAAACCTGAAGGCATCCTTAGAAAGATCagcaaaatttgaattaaaaaaaaggaaattcgAGGCAAAGATGATGTTGCTAGATCTCAGTGGCCTGAATGCCATGCAACAAGAATACTTTGGCTATATTCAACGGAAAATTTTTGAGGAATGGAGGAAGGATATCGGGGGGACATCTACATCTCCTTCGACACCTTCTGAACTTCTCTAA
- the LOC122296780 gene encoding uncharacterized protein LOC122296780 — protein MGMRIIMRDSDGGLQACLTTPREQIFSIFQVEIAIFHRALELCVELGMNQVIFEGDAKVVIDAINSKCEDNSWLSQETEDIQQLIELHPTWRLSFVYRSTNNVAHTVAKVAIKEVEETVWLEDGPEVVITSVTNDVSCIPRS, from the coding sequence atgggaatgaggattatCATGAGAGACAGTGACGGGGGCCTACAAGCTTGCTTAACAACACCAAGGGAGCAGATTTTCTCAATCTTTCAAGTAGAAATAGCAATTTTTCACAGAGCCTTGGAGTTATGTGTAGAGTTAGGAATGAATCAAGTGATTTTCGAGGGGGATGCCAAAGTGGTTATAGATGCTATTAACTCCAAATGTGAAGACAATTCTTGGCTAAGCCAGGAGACAGAAGACATACAACAATTAATAGAACTTCACCCGACTTGGAGGCTATCCTTTGTCTATAGATCTACAAACAATGTAGCCCACACAGTAGCTAAAGTAGCCATCAAAGAAGTCGAAGAAACAGTTTGGCTAGAAGATGGACCCGAGGTGGTCATAACTTCTGTTACTAATGATGTATCTTGTATACCTCGAAGTTAA